One stretch of Sander lucioperca isolate FBNREF2018 chromosome 13, SLUC_FBN_1.2, whole genome shotgun sequence DNA includes these proteins:
- the LOC116052766 gene encoding solute carrier family 22 member 5-like — protein MCLKRSLYDFDGGGDSCDSNMNDYDKITAFLGQWGRFQQIVFFLLCASSVPNGFAAFSVVFLTDIPNHHCLVPEVNLTQDWRNAIIPIEVVHGKQRLKRCSRYRLDVVRNLSAQGLFPDRDVNLTDLEHESCVNGWSYSRDIYQSTIVSEFDLVCSDQWKQPFTSTVYFLGVLIGSFISGQLSDRFGRKPVVFATMAVQNFFLFVLIFSPSWTVFSILLFTSGLGQISNYVAAFVLGTEILTGNVRVMFSSLGVCLGYAVGYMTLPLLAYFLRDWKSLLLAISLSGLLYLPLLWFIPESPLWLLSQGRVKETETIVRKAAKMNKVEAPQVIFDDYSVHADETKAHPRQHHNVFDLLRTKNIRNMTVILCLVWFTLNTGYFVLSLNTSRLHANPYLSCFISAAVEVPAYISNWLALRYLPRRLSAICVLLLGGVSLYFIQLVPESLSDLSVGLEMLGKFGISTGMALMYLYTAELYPTVLRSTATGTCSTVSRLGSCIAPSLIHLSENFKYLPYITVGTLAVISAFAAFFLPETFGQPLPPTIQQMQSMKVPFITRKDHSKPVVLFESQL, from the exons ATGTG TTTAAAAAGAAGTCTGTATGATTTTGACGGTGGAGGGGACAGTTGTGATTCTAATATGAATGATTATGATAAAATTACTGCTTTTCTTGGTCAGTGGGGACGCTTCCAGCAGATTGTCTTCTTCCTGCTCTGTGCCAGCAGCGTGCCCAATGGATTTGCTGCTTTCTCTGTTGTCTTCTTGACTGACATTCCCAATCACCACTGCCTGGTTCCTGAGGTTAACCTGACCCAAGATTGGCGCAATGCTATCATACCGATAGAG GTGGTGCATGGGAAACAGAGGTTGAAGAGATGCAGCAGATACAGGCTGGATGTGGTCAGAAATCTCTCTGCTCAGGGATTGTTTCCTGACAGGGATGTCAACCTCACTGACCTGGAGCATGAGAGCTGTGTAAATGGGTGGAGCTACAGCAGAGACATCTACCAATCTACCATAGTCTCTGAG TTTGACCTGGTGTGCAGTGATCAGTGGAAGCAGCCGTTCACTTCCACAGTTTACTTCCTTGGAGTTCTTATTGGATCCTTCATCTCAGGACAGCTCTCAGACAG GTTTGGAAGAAAGCCTGTTGTCTTTGCCACCATGGCagttcagaatttttttttatttgttctaaTCTTTTCACCTTCTTGGACGGTGTtctccatcctcctcttcaCCAGTGGTTTGGGACAGATCTCCAACTATGTCGCTGCTTTTGTGCTGG GCACTGAAATCTTGACTGGCAATGTGCGGGTCATGTTCTCATCTTTGGGTGTATGTCTGGGCTATGCCGTTGGCTACATGACACTGCCTCTCTTGGCTTACTTTTTAAGGGACTGGAAATCTCTCCTGTtggctatctctctgtctggtcTGCTTTACCTCCCTCTCTTGTG GTTCATCCCAGAGTCCCCTCTGTGGTTACTCTCTCAGGGAAGAGTGAAAGAGACTGAGACCATAGTGAGAAAGGCTGCTAAGATGAACAAGGTTGAGGCTCCACAGGTCATCTTTGACGATTACAGTGTACAT GCTGATGAGACAAAGGCACACCCTAGGCAACACCACAATGTCTTCGACCTGCTGAGgacaaaaaacatcagaaacatGACTGTCATTCTGTGCCTGGTGTG GTTCACTCTGAATACTGGATACTTTGTCCTGTCCTTGAACACATCCCGACTTCATGCTAACCCCTATCTCAGCTGCTTCATCTCAGCAGCTGTAGAGGTACCAGCATACATTTCCAATTGGCTGGCTCTGAGATACCTTCCACGACGACTGTCTGCCATCTGTGTCTTGCTCCTTGGAGGAGTGTCACTGTACTTCATTCAACTGGTGCCTGAAa GTTTATCAGATCTGTCTGTTGGTCTGGAGATGTTGGGTAAATTTGGTATCTCCACCGGTATGGCCCTGATGTATCTCTACACAGCAGAGCTTTATCCAACAGTGCTCAGGAGCACAGCGACAGGGACATGCTCTACTGTTTCCAGATTGGGAAGCTGCATTGCACCTTCTTTGATACATCTGA GTGAAAACTTTAAGTACCTGCCTTATATTACAGTGGGGACTCTGGCTGTTATTTCTGCCTTTGCTGCTTTCTTCCTGCCAGAGACTTTTGGACAACCTCTTCCTCCAACTATTCAACAGATGCAGAG CATGAAGGTTCCATTCATCACAAGAAAAGATCATTCAAAACCTGTGGTGCTTTTCGAAAGTCAACTCTGA